A region of Solanum dulcamara chromosome 7, daSolDulc1.2, whole genome shotgun sequence DNA encodes the following proteins:
- the LOC129896428 gene encoding uncharacterized protein LOC129896428, which yields MSTTAISESAVVMNGAEAAKLAAPTIEVDFAKCDCCGLTEECTLAYIETIRERYQGKWICGLCAEAVKDEMMRCERLINAEEAFTRHLNFCKKFSSSSPPPDPTVHLIAAMRQLLRRSLESPKSLRSMPCSPTRNSREMQPNVLVRAESCIPTLSLADSPAYHAMEMDHDSE from the coding sequence ATGTCGACGACGGCAATCAGTGAGTCGGCGGTAGTGATGAACGGTGCGGAGGCGGCAAAACTAGCGGCGCCGACAATCGAGGTGGATTTCGCGAAATGCGATTGTTGCGGATTGACGGAGGAGTGTACTCTCGCTTACATAGAGACAATCCGCGAGCGTTATCAAGGGAAATGGATATGCGGACTGTGTGCGGAAGCAGTGAAGGATGAGATGATGCGGTGTGAGAGGTTGATCAACGCGGAAGAAGCCTTTACTCGTCACCTCAATTTCTGCAAGAAGTTCAGTTCTTCTAGTCCTCCTCCAGATCCGACTGTTCACTTGATCGCTGCCATGAGGCAGCTTCTGAGGCGTAGCTTAGAATCGCCTAAATCCCTCAGGTCGATGCCCTGTAGTCCGACGAGGAACAGCAGAGAGATGCAGCCTAATGTGTTGGTTCGAGCTGAAAGTTGTATTCCTACACTCTCTTTGGCGGATTCTCCTGCTTATCATGCCATGGAAATGGATCACGATTCTGAATGA